One genomic region from Streptomyces sp. NBC_00457 encodes:
- a CDS encoding siderophore-interacting protein yields the protein MAERPARQPRKPHAAQVVRTERLTPHMQRVVLGGDGLADFAADTCTDHYVKLLFPTGGATYPEPFDLERIRAEFPREQWPVTRTYTVRHWDAEHRELTLDFVIHGDEGLAGPWAMRVQPGETVRFMGPGGAYAPDAGADWHLLAGDESALPAIARSLEELPAGARTFAFVEVSGPEEEQKVDSDVEIVWLHRGDRPIGEALVEAVRALEFPEGRVCAFVHGEAAFVKELRALLRVERQIPREDLSISGYWRLGHNEDGWQAAKREWNARIEAEQEGAAPAA from the coding sequence ATGGCAGAACGTCCGGCCCGCCAGCCGCGGAAGCCCCACGCCGCACAGGTCGTGCGTACCGAACGGCTGACCCCCCATATGCAGCGCGTCGTTCTCGGCGGCGACGGGCTCGCCGACTTCGCGGCGGACACCTGCACCGACCACTATGTGAAACTCCTGTTCCCGACCGGCGGCGCGACCTACCCGGAGCCCTTCGACCTGGAGCGGATCCGGGCCGAGTTCCCCCGCGAGCAGTGGCCGGTGACGCGGACGTACACCGTGCGGCACTGGGACGCGGAGCACCGCGAGCTGACGCTGGACTTCGTCATCCACGGCGACGAAGGGCTGGCCGGGCCCTGGGCGATGCGGGTGCAGCCCGGTGAGACCGTCCGGTTCATGGGTCCCGGTGGCGCCTACGCACCCGACGCGGGCGCCGACTGGCATCTGCTCGCCGGTGACGAGAGCGCGCTGCCTGCCATCGCCCGCTCCCTTGAGGAACTGCCCGCCGGCGCCAGGACCTTCGCCTTCGTCGAGGTCTCCGGCCCCGAGGAGGAGCAGAAGGTCGACTCCGACGTGGAGATCGTCTGGCTGCACCGCGGGGACAGGCCCATCGGCGAGGCACTGGTGGAGGCCGTACGGGCACTGGAGTTCCCGGAGGGCCGGGTGTGCGCGTTCGTGCACGGCGAGGCGGCCTTCGTGAAGGAGCTGCGCGCCCTGCTGCGGGTCGAGCGGCAGATCCCGCGCGAGGACCTTTCGATCTCCGGCTACTGGCGGCTCGGTCACAACGAGGACGGCTGGCAGGCGGCCAAGCGGGAGTGGAACGCGCGCATCGAGGCGGAGCAAGAGGGTGCGGCGCCGGCCGCGTGA
- a CDS encoding quaternary amine ABC transporter ATP-binding protein, with amino-acid sequence MSSTLEAEHLYKVFGRRPDEAVDRLRQGADRDELRADGTTAAVIDASFTVEPGQIFVVMGLSGSGKSTLLRMLNGLLEPTAGQVRFDGQDLTALGARELREVRAKKISMVFQHFALFPHRSVLENAGYGLAVQGVPRAEREKRATEALEMCGLAGWEKSWPDELSGGMQQRVGLARALATDADLLLMDESFSALDPLIRRDMQDQLLTLQQRLKKTIVFITHDLNEAMRLGDRIAVMRDGSIVQIGTAEDILVRPADDYVASFTKDVDRSRVLTASSVMDTELRGDEADCQCATATPETPFAELCAISARLSHPVAVLDKKGKLVGVVPRQRLVGFLGDETGAPTPCDSPRDKGGEKVMAGA; translated from the coding sequence GTGTCATCAACCCTTGAGGCAGAGCATCTGTACAAGGTGTTCGGCAGACGACCGGACGAAGCAGTCGACCGGCTCCGGCAAGGCGCCGACCGGGACGAACTGCGGGCCGACGGCACCACCGCCGCCGTGATCGACGCGTCCTTCACCGTGGAACCCGGACAGATATTCGTTGTGATGGGCCTGTCGGGTTCCGGCAAGTCCACGTTGCTGCGCATGCTCAACGGGCTCCTGGAGCCGACTGCGGGACAGGTCCGGTTCGACGGACAGGACCTGACCGCTCTCGGCGCCCGGGAACTGCGTGAGGTCCGCGCGAAGAAGATCAGCATGGTGTTCCAGCACTTCGCGCTGTTCCCGCACCGCAGTGTCCTGGAGAACGCCGGCTACGGCCTCGCCGTACAGGGAGTGCCCCGCGCCGAGCGGGAGAAGCGCGCCACCGAGGCGCTGGAGATGTGCGGCCTGGCCGGCTGGGAGAAGTCCTGGCCCGACGAGCTGTCCGGCGGTATGCAGCAGCGTGTGGGCCTGGCCCGCGCCCTGGCCACGGACGCCGATCTGCTGCTGATGGACGAGTCGTTCAGCGCGCTCGACCCCCTGATCCGCCGCGATATGCAGGACCAGCTCCTGACGCTCCAGCAGCGACTGAAGAAGACCATCGTCTTCATCACCCACGACCTCAACGAGGCCATGCGCCTGGGCGACCGCATCGCCGTCATGCGCGACGGCAGCATCGTCCAGATCGGCACCGCCGAGGACATCCTCGTGCGCCCCGCCGACGACTACGTCGCCTCCTTCACCAAGGACGTCGACCGCTCCCGCGTCCTGACCGCGTCCTCCGTCATGGACACGGAGCTGCGCGGCGACGAGGCCGACTGCCAGTGCGCGACGGCCACGCCCGAGACCCCGTTCGCCGAACTGTGCGCCATCAGCGCCCGGCTCTCCCACCCCGTCGCCGTGCTCGACAAAAAGGGCAAGCTGGTCGGCGTCGTACCGCGCCAGCGGCTCGTCGGCTTCCTCGGTGACGAGACCGGGGCCCCCACGCCGTGCGACTCCCCGCGCGACAAGGGCGGAGAGAAGGTGATGGCCGGTGCCTAG
- a CDS encoding 5'-3' exonuclease: MGRLMLLDTASLYFRAYFGVPDSVKAPDGTPVNAVRGLLEFIDRLVKDHRPDALVACMDADWRPQWRVDLIPSYKAHRVAEEREVGPDEEVVPDTLSPQVPVIEDVLDALGIARVGVEGYEADDVIGTFTARATGPVDIVTGDRDLYQLVDDARGVRVLYPLKGVASLQLTDEAWLREKYGVDGRGYADLATLRGDPSDGLPGVPGIGEKTAAKLLTEFGDLAGIMAAVDDPKAKLTPSQRKRLDESRPYVAVAPTVVKVADDVPLPDVDTTLPKTPRDPAALEKLAARWGLGGSLKRLLTTLDT; the protein is encoded by the coding sequence ATGGGACGACTGATGCTCCTCGACACCGCCTCGCTCTATTTCCGCGCCTATTTCGGCGTCCCGGACTCGGTGAAGGCCCCGGACGGCACGCCGGTGAACGCCGTGCGCGGACTGCTGGAGTTCATCGACCGCCTGGTCAAGGACCACCGTCCGGACGCCCTGGTGGCCTGCATGGACGCCGACTGGCGGCCGCAGTGGCGGGTCGACCTGATCCCCTCGTACAAGGCCCACCGGGTGGCCGAGGAGCGTGAGGTCGGCCCCGACGAGGAGGTCGTGCCCGACACGCTCTCGCCACAGGTGCCGGTCATCGAGGACGTCCTGGACGCGCTGGGCATCGCGCGCGTGGGCGTCGAGGGGTACGAGGCGGACGACGTGATCGGCACGTTCACCGCCCGCGCCACCGGCCCGGTCGACATCGTCACCGGCGACCGCGATCTGTACCAGCTGGTGGACGACGCGCGCGGGGTGCGGGTGCTGTATCCCCTCAAGGGCGTCGCCTCTCTCCAGCTCACCGACGAGGCGTGGCTGCGGGAAAAGTATGGCGTCGACGGGAGGGGGTACGCGGATCTGGCGACGCTGCGCGGGGACCCGAGCGACGGCCTGCCCGGCGTGCCCGGCATCGGCGAGAAGACAGCCGCCAAGCTGCTCACCGAGTTCGGGGACCTGGCCGGGATCATGGCCGCGGTCGACGACCCGAAGGCGAAGCTCACCCCGTCCCAGCGCAAACGGCTCGACGAGTCGCGGCCGTACGTCGCGGTGGCGCCGACGGTCGTGAAGGTCGCGGACGACGTCCCGTTGCCGGACGTGGACACGACCCTGCCGAAGACGCCGCGCGACCCGGCGGCACTGGAGAAGCTCGCGGCCCGCTGGGGTCTGGGCGGATCGCTGAAGCGGCTGTTGACGACACTTGATACATGA
- a CDS encoding ABC transporter permease, which produces MSTSVSHTWYMTQRQLMVFARQPAYAIITLIQPVIWLFLFGGLFKKVVELGGFGTTSYLDYLVPGVVVMSALGSNLWAGMGTLEEIQRGTLDRFLTTPVSRAALMNGNVVNNGLVTALQSVIIVLLGLLGGADYPGGVGGIAVLVLASVLLGTVFGALSNALGMLVRERESIIGINTFLLLPLTFLSSAFMAPSQMPAWMRHIADFNPLNWAMVAGRSALSDHPDWGDVLSRGGALLALAVAAVWLSIRTFRSYQRSV; this is translated from the coding sequence ATGAGCACCTCCGTCTCCCACACCTGGTACATGACCCAGCGCCAGCTGATGGTGTTCGCCCGCCAGCCCGCGTACGCGATCATCACGCTCATCCAGCCGGTGATCTGGCTGTTCCTGTTCGGCGGCCTCTTCAAGAAGGTCGTGGAACTGGGCGGCTTCGGCACCACCTCGTACCTCGACTACCTGGTGCCCGGCGTGGTCGTGATGAGCGCGCTCGGCTCCAACCTGTGGGCGGGCATGGGCACGCTGGAGGAGATACAGCGGGGCACGCTCGACCGCTTTCTGACCACGCCGGTCAGCCGGGCCGCGCTGATGAACGGCAACGTCGTCAACAACGGACTCGTGACCGCCCTGCAGTCGGTCATCATCGTGCTGCTCGGCCTGCTGGGCGGCGCCGACTACCCGGGCGGCGTCGGCGGCATCGCCGTCCTGGTCCTCGCCTCCGTGCTGCTGGGCACGGTCTTCGGGGCGCTGTCCAACGCGCTCGGCATGCTGGTGCGGGAGCGGGAGTCGATCATCGGCATCAACACCTTCCTGCTGCTGCCGCTGACCTTCCTGTCCAGCGCCTTCATGGCGCCGTCCCAGATGCCGGCGTGGATGCGTCACATCGCCGACTTCAATCCGCTCAACTGGGCCATGGTCGCGGGCCGTTCGGCCCTGTCCGACCATCCCGACTGGGGCGATGTACTCAGCCGCGGCGGCGCGCTGCTGGCCCTGGCGGTCGCGGCGGTGTGGCTGTCGATCCGGACGTTCCGGTCCTACCAGCGGTCGGTCTGA
- a CDS encoding ATP-binding cassette domain-containing protein, with protein sequence MSSSDTRAPAVEARELIKTYPGDVTALRGMDLTVEPGTVFGLLGPNGAGKSTTVKILTTLARPDSGTATVAGHDVLRHPDRVRRAIGVVAQNSGADPVATGRENLQLQGRLYGLKGAALSRRVDELLERFKLADAARRPVKGYSGGMRRRLDVALGLVHRPEVLFLDEPTTGLDPEARTAMWDEIARLAGDEGLTILLTTHYLEEADRLAERIAIVDRGRIVVEGTPHSLKGELRGDAVHLELRAEVGEAGRTLLEGAVGGLPGVHEVLVDGHRISARADDGAAAMPALLGALERAGVGVAAATVARPSLDDVYLRYAGRRYSEADSAGDLLVAGGVR encoded by the coding sequence ATGAGTAGCAGCGATACGCGCGCGCCCGCAGTGGAGGCGCGCGAGCTGATCAAGACCTACCCCGGTGACGTCACCGCCCTGCGCGGCATGGACCTCACCGTCGAGCCCGGCACCGTCTTCGGCCTGCTCGGGCCCAACGGAGCCGGCAAGTCCACCACCGTCAAGATCCTCACCACCCTGGCCCGCCCCGACTCGGGCACGGCCACCGTCGCCGGGCACGATGTGCTGCGCCACCCGGACCGGGTGCGCCGCGCGATCGGAGTGGTCGCCCAGAACTCCGGCGCCGACCCGGTCGCCACCGGCCGCGAGAACCTCCAACTCCAGGGCAGGCTCTACGGCTTGAAGGGCGCAGCGCTGAGCCGCCGCGTGGACGAACTGCTGGAGCGGTTCAAGCTCGCCGACGCCGCCCGCCGCCCGGTCAAGGGCTACTCCGGCGGTATGCGACGCCGCCTCGATGTCGCCCTCGGCCTGGTGCACCGGCCCGAGGTGCTCTTCCTCGACGAGCCCACCACCGGACTCGACCCGGAGGCCCGCACCGCGATGTGGGACGAGATCGCCCGCCTCGCCGGCGACGAGGGCCTGACCATCCTGCTCACCACCCACTACCTCGAAGAGGCCGACCGGCTCGCCGAGCGCATCGCGATCGTCGACCGCGGCCGGATCGTCGTGGAGGGCACCCCGCACTCCCTCAAAGGCGAACTCCGCGGCGACGCGGTCCACTTGGAACTGCGCGCCGAGGTCGGCGAAGCCGGTCGTACGTTGCTGGAGGGCGCCGTCGGCGGTCTGCCGGGCGTGCACGAGGTGCTGGTCGACGGGCACCGCATCAGCGCCCGCGCCGACGACGGGGCGGCGGCGATGCCCGCACTGCTGGGGGCACTCGAACGCGCCGGGGTCGGCGTCGCCGCCGCGACCGTCGCGCGTCCCTCCCTCGACGACGTCTATCTGCGGTACGCGGGCCGCCGTTACTCCGAAGCCGACAGCGCCGGTGACCTTCTCGTGGCCGGAGGTGTGCGATGA
- a CDS encoding ABC transporter permease/substrate binding protein: MPRIEFGSWVNDAVDWLTTHLGWLFDFLEEVFRGAYEGVDSVLQAPEPLLLAGIFAVIAFWLRGALAGVLTFAGFAFIISLELWENAMMTLSLVFVATVIALVLSVPVGIWAARSNRVSAVVRPALDLMQTLPAMVYLIPAILFFGSGAAAGIVATLIFALAPGVRMTELGLRQVDKELVEAAEAFGTTPRDTLMRVQFPLALPTVMAGVNQVIMLGLSMAAIAGMVGADGLGGDVNEAIGQLNVGLGAEAGIAIVILAIYLDRMTSALGTQVSPLGRRAAARLRAAQGLKIWSYRPRPAVAMVGVVVLALVAGGMGVFGGSDKTEPVASSTNVGQGKKLSIGYIPWDEGVASTYLWKEVLEQRGYEVETKQFEAGPLYTSLSQGDIDFQTDSWLPVTHEQYWKKYGKQLEDLGSWYGPTSLELSVPAYMKGVDSLDDLKGKAAEFGGKITGIESSAGMMSLLKSKVLKEYGLDKEYKVVDSSTPAMLAQLKRAYDKQEPIVVTLWSPHWAYSDYKLKKLEDPKGAWGSGDGVHTLARKGFTQENPVVGQWLKNFKLTEEQLTSLESEINKAGQGKQQQAVRTWLKSNPGVVDKLAPVQSTASPAEAKRPLDVAWFPWDEDIAVTYLWKNVLERRGYKLNLKQMDVGPVYTGLASGDLDLNFDAWLPYAQAQYWDKSKDKLHDLGTWYEPTSLEVSVPSYVKGIDSLEDLKGKADTFDGKIIGIEPGTGEMNLLKTKVLPGYGLDKEYDVVDGSTPAMLAELKRAYAKQEPIAVVLWSPHWAYSEYKLTKLADPEKYFGEGNTIRTISNQEFPERYPQLTKWIKNFKMSEDELGTLEQEIKDRGQGHEEEAVAAWLKEHPDMVDRMTPAA; the protein is encoded by the coding sequence GTGCCTAGGATCGAGTTCGGCTCCTGGGTCAACGACGCAGTCGACTGGCTCACCACCCACCTGGGATGGCTCTTCGACTTCCTCGAAGAAGTCTTCCGCGGCGCCTACGAGGGCGTCGACTCCGTACTGCAGGCGCCCGAGCCGTTGCTGCTCGCGGGCATCTTCGCGGTGATCGCCTTCTGGCTGCGCGGCGCGCTCGCCGGCGTCCTCACCTTCGCGGGATTCGCCTTCATCATCTCCCTGGAGTTGTGGGAGAACGCGATGATGACGCTGTCGCTCGTCTTCGTCGCCACCGTCATCGCGCTCGTCCTCTCGGTGCCCGTGGGCATCTGGGCGGCCCGCTCGAACCGGGTCAGCGCGGTCGTACGGCCCGCTCTGGACCTGATGCAGACGCTGCCGGCGATGGTCTACCTCATCCCGGCGATCCTCTTCTTCGGCAGCGGCGCCGCCGCGGGCATCGTCGCCACGCTGATCTTCGCGCTCGCCCCCGGCGTGCGCATGACCGAGCTGGGGCTCCGCCAGGTCGACAAGGAACTGGTCGAGGCCGCCGAGGCGTTCGGCACCACCCCGCGCGACACTCTGATGCGCGTCCAGTTCCCGCTGGCGCTGCCCACCGTCATGGCGGGCGTGAACCAGGTCATCATGCTCGGCCTGTCCATGGCCGCGATCGCCGGCATGGTCGGCGCCGACGGCCTCGGCGGTGACGTGAACGAGGCGATCGGCCAGCTCAACGTCGGCCTGGGCGCCGAAGCGGGCATCGCCATCGTGATCCTCGCGATCTACCTCGACCGCATGACCAGCGCGCTGGGCACCCAGGTCTCGCCGCTCGGCCGCCGGGCCGCCGCCCGGCTGCGTGCCGCGCAGGGCCTGAAGATCTGGTCGTACCGTCCCCGCCCGGCCGTCGCCATGGTCGGCGTCGTCGTCCTCGCGCTCGTCGCGGGCGGCATGGGCGTCTTCGGCGGCAGCGACAAGACCGAACCGGTCGCCTCCAGCACCAACGTCGGCCAGGGCAAGAAGCTCAGCATCGGCTACATCCCCTGGGACGAGGGCGTCGCCTCCACCTACCTCTGGAAGGAGGTGCTGGAGCAGCGCGGCTACGAGGTGGAGACCAAGCAGTTCGAGGCCGGACCGCTCTACACCTCGCTCTCCCAGGGCGACATCGACTTCCAGACAGACTCCTGGCTGCCGGTCACGCACGAGCAGTACTGGAAGAAGTACGGCAAGCAGCTCGAAGACCTGGGCTCCTGGTACGGCCCCACCTCCCTCGAGCTGAGCGTGCCCGCCTACATGAAGGGCGTCGACTCCCTCGACGACCTCAAGGGCAAGGCCGCGGAGTTCGGCGGCAAGATCACCGGCATCGAGTCCAGCGCCGGCATGATGAGCCTGCTCAAGAGCAAGGTTCTCAAGGAGTACGGCCTCGACAAGGAGTACAAGGTCGTCGACAGCTCCACGCCGGCGATGCTGGCCCAGCTCAAGCGCGCCTACGACAAGCAGGAACCGATCGTCGTCACGCTCTGGTCGCCGCACTGGGCGTACAGCGACTACAAGCTGAAGAAGCTCGAGGACCCGAAGGGCGCCTGGGGCTCGGGCGACGGCGTGCACACCCTCGCGCGCAAGGGCTTCACCCAGGAGAACCCGGTCGTCGGCCAGTGGCTGAAGAACTTCAAGCTGACCGAGGAACAGCTCACCAGCCTGGAGTCGGAGATCAACAAGGCCGGCCAGGGCAAGCAGCAGCAAGCCGTACGCACCTGGCTGAAGTCCAACCCGGGTGTCGTCGACAAGCTGGCCCCGGTGCAGAGCACCGCGAGCCCGGCCGAGGCGAAGCGTCCCCTGGACGTGGCCTGGTTCCCCTGGGACGAGGACATCGCCGTCACCTACCTGTGGAAGAACGTCCTGGAGCGGCGCGGCTACAAGCTGAACCTCAAGCAGATGGATGTGGGCCCGGTCTACACCGGCCTGGCCTCCGGCGACCTCGATCTCAACTTCGACGCCTGGCTGCCGTACGCCCAGGCCCAGTACTGGGACAAGAGCAAGGACAAACTCCACGACCTGGGCACCTGGTACGAGCCGACGTCACTGGAAGTCTCCGTCCCCTCGTACGTGAAGGGCATCGACTCCCTTGAAGACCTCAAGGGCAAGGCCGACACCTTCGACGGGAAGATCATAGGGATCGAGCCGGGCACCGGCGAGATGAACCTCCTGAAGACGAAGGTCCTGCCCGGGTACGGCCTCGACAAGGAGTACGACGTCGTCGACGGCTCCACGCCCGCGATGCTGGCCGAGCTCAAGCGGGCCTACGCCAAGCAGGAGCCGATCGCCGTCGTCCTGTGGTCGCCGCACTGGGCGTACAGCGAGTACAAGCTGACCAAGCTCGCCGACCCGGAGAAGTACTTCGGCGAGGGCAACACCATCCGCACCATCTCCAACCAGGAGTTCCCCGAGCGGTATCCGCAGCTCACGAAGTGGATCAAGAACTTCAAGATGAGCGAGGACGAGCTCGGCACCCTGGAGCAGGAGATCAAGGACCGCGGACAGGGCCACGAGGAGGAGGCCGTCGCCGCCTGGCTCAAGGAGCACCCGGACATGGTGGACCGGATGACTCCGGCGGCCTAG